One window of the Candidatus Kinetoplastibacterium desouzaii TCC079E genome contains the following:
- the dnaE gene encoding DNA polymerase III subunit alpha, which yields MLENSKKSVSFVHLRVHSEYSIVDGLIKINDLVDGVIKLKQPAVALTDLSNLFGALKFYKYSRSRGIKPVIGCDVWLSNDEDKSKPHRILILVRNNAGYLNLCNLITKSYLTNQTDGRVEIRKEWLVSQEGLIILSGGIHGDVGHALRSGRKDLALSLIKQWKFMFPDSYYIEIQRSGLSEEEEYIQLVVPISSDENIPIVATHPVEFLEKSHFKSHEVRVCIADGKHLTDVNKNHFFTEKQYLLSSEEMIDLFADIPSALSNSIEIAKRCNINLQIGKPMLPNFEVRDDISLEFYLKQLSSSGLTKKLNSIYPESNDEFKSIYYERLDKECKTIIQMGFAGYFLIVQDFINWAKNNGVPVGPGRGSGAGSLVAYSLGITDLDPIKYDLLFERFLNPERVSMPDFDIDFCPDNRDRVIDYVKNKYGSDSVSQIVTFGTFGAKAVIRDVGRVLGLPYSLCDSLSKLIPFNPVDQWSLERVINSEPSFKSRYNQEEEVKNLVDLAMPLEGLVRNVGMHAGGVLIAPGKLTDFCPLYCQPGQETSIVSQFDKDDVELAGLVKFDFLGLRNLTVLDWAVRYVRSFNKDEKDFDLANLELDDKLTYNLLCNGNTTAVFQLESKGMKDLLKRLKPNTFEDIIAVLALYRPGPLESGMVNDFVNRKHGLSTINYFHPILESILKSTYGVIVYQEQVMLISQVVGGYSLGGADLLRRAMGKKDPEEMSRHRVLFEKGAVNKGYSPHLAIKLFDLMEKFAGYGFNKSHSAAYALIAYQTAWLKAHYPSEFFAASMSSDMDDTDKIKVLFNDAKNNSIDILPPDINLSNFRFEPINSHSIRYGLGAIKGVGKSAIEEIVKIRELAGNFKSLFDFCYRASKIINRRSIESLVKSGAFDSLDPNRAFLFSSLDIAINAADQKQRNRNQSSLFDSAEEAVVDVSIKDSVINWDLHKKLIEEKSALGYYFSDHLFNCWGKEIRRAMPKKLIDVEPHAKAQFICGVLVSIRSVITRRGKIVIALLDDATKQLEVAIYAEIYSEYRDFLKEDNLIAIKGIVSKDDYSGNIRIVAEKVLDLQAIRILMAKSLVLHIKDNVIDTASIRSIIEKHNSYINNKESLVSIFVFYENNVKKFSCKVKLGDRWMVVITDNLLSELKNLIGSDFIDIVY from the coding sequence ATGTTAGAAAACTCTAAAAAATCAGTTTCTTTTGTTCATCTTCGTGTTCATTCGGAATATTCTATTGTAGATGGTTTAATAAAAATTAATGATCTAGTAGATGGAGTTATTAAATTAAAGCAACCTGCTGTGGCTTTAACGGATCTGTCAAATCTTTTTGGTGCCTTAAAATTTTATAAGTATTCTCGATCGAGAGGTATAAAGCCAGTTATCGGATGTGATGTATGGTTATCTAACGATGAAGATAAAAGTAAACCGCATAGGATTCTGATTCTTGTTCGTAATAATGCTGGATATTTAAATTTATGCAATCTTATTACAAAATCTTATTTAACAAATCAGACAGATGGTAGAGTAGAAATTCGTAAAGAATGGCTGGTATCTCAAGAAGGTTTGATAATTTTATCAGGTGGTATTCATGGAGATGTTGGTCATGCTTTGAGGAGCGGAAGAAAAGATTTAGCTTTATCTTTGATAAAACAGTGGAAATTTATGTTTCCTGACTCATATTATATTGAGATTCAAAGATCTGGATTAAGTGAAGAGGAAGAGTATATACAATTAGTTGTACCAATTTCTTCGGATGAAAATATACCGATAGTAGCCACTCATCCTGTCGAGTTCTTAGAAAAGAGTCATTTTAAATCTCATGAAGTAAGAGTTTGCATTGCTGATGGCAAACATCTAACAGATGTTAATAAGAATCATTTTTTTACAGAAAAGCAATATTTATTAAGTTCTGAAGAAATGATTGATTTGTTTGCTGATATTCCATCAGCATTATCTAATTCTATTGAAATAGCTAAACGTTGTAATATCAATCTTCAGATAGGTAAGCCAATGCTTCCAAATTTTGAAGTTAGAGATGATATTTCTTTAGAGTTTTATTTAAAACAATTATCTAGTAGCGGTCTAACAAAGAAACTAAATAGTATTTATCCAGAGTCTAACGATGAGTTTAAGAGTATATATTACGAGCGTTTGGACAAAGAATGTAAAACTATTATACAAATGGGATTTGCTGGATATTTCTTAATCGTTCAGGATTTTATTAATTGGGCTAAAAATAATGGTGTTCCAGTAGGTCCCGGTCGTGGATCTGGAGCTGGTTCTCTAGTTGCTTACTCACTTGGAATTACAGATTTAGATCCTATAAAATATGATTTATTGTTTGAGAGATTCTTAAATCCTGAACGTGTTTCTATGCCAGATTTTGATATTGATTTTTGTCCTGATAATAGAGATAGAGTTATAGATTATGTTAAGAATAAATATGGTAGTGATTCTGTTAGTCAGATAGTAACTTTTGGAACTTTTGGGGCAAAGGCTGTTATTCGTGATGTGGGAAGAGTATTAGGTTTGCCTTATTCTTTATGTGATAGTTTATCTAAATTGATCCCTTTTAATCCAGTAGATCAGTGGTCATTAGAAAGAGTTATAAATTCAGAGCCATCATTTAAAAGTCGTTATAATCAAGAAGAGGAAGTTAAAAATTTAGTGGATTTAGCTATGCCTTTAGAAGGTTTAGTTAGAAATGTTGGTATGCATGCAGGTGGTGTTTTAATTGCGCCTGGTAAGCTAACAGATTTTTGTCCTTTATATTGTCAACCAGGGCAAGAAACTAGTATAGTCTCTCAATTTGATAAAGATGATGTTGAATTAGCTGGATTGGTAAAATTTGATTTTCTAGGTTTAAGAAATCTTACTGTCTTAGATTGGGCTGTTCGTTATGTTAGGAGTTTTAATAAAGATGAAAAAGATTTTGATTTAGCTAATTTAGAACTTGATGATAAACTTACTTATAACCTTCTTTGCAATGGCAATACCACGGCTGTTTTCCAATTAGAATCTAAAGGCATGAAGGATTTATTGAAGAGATTAAAACCAAATACTTTTGAAGATATAATAGCTGTTTTAGCTTTGTATAGACCAGGACCTTTAGAATCTGGAATGGTCAATGATTTTGTAAATAGAAAACATGGATTGTCGACGATAAATTATTTTCATCCTATATTGGAAAGTATTCTAAAAAGTACGTATGGAGTGATAGTTTATCAAGAACAGGTCATGTTAATTTCTCAAGTTGTTGGTGGATATTCTTTAGGAGGGGCTGATTTATTACGTAGAGCAATGGGTAAAAAGGACCCTGAGGAAATGTCTAGGCACCGTGTTTTGTTCGAAAAAGGAGCTGTTAATAAAGGTTATAGTCCACATCTTGCAATTAAATTATTTGATTTAATGGAAAAATTTGCAGGTTATGGTTTTAATAAATCTCATTCAGCTGCTTATGCCTTGATAGCATATCAGACAGCTTGGTTAAAGGCTCATTATCCTTCTGAATTTTTTGCGGCCTCTATGTCATCTGATATGGATGATACGGACAAGATAAAAGTTTTATTTAATGATGCTAAAAACAACTCTATTGATATTTTGCCTCCTGATATTAATTTGTCTAATTTTAGATTTGAGCCAATTAATAGTCATAGCATAAGATACGGTTTAGGAGCTATTAAGGGTGTTGGCAAGAGTGCTATTGAGGAAATAGTTAAGATAAGAGAATTAGCTGGAAACTTTAAAAGTTTATTTGATTTTTGTTATAGGGCGTCTAAAATTATTAATCGTCGGTCTATAGAATCACTGGTTAAATCTGGAGCTTTTGATTCTTTAGATCCCAATAGAGCATTTTTATTTTCTTCTTTAGATATAGCTATAAATGCAGCAGATCAAAAACAAAGAAATCGTAACCAATCTTCTTTGTTTGATTCTGCTGAAGAAGCTGTCGTGGATGTTTCTATAAAGGATAGTGTTATAAATTGGGATTTACATAAGAAGCTTATAGAAGAGAAATCTGCATTAGGTTATTATTTTAGTGATCACTTATTTAATTGTTGGGGCAAGGAAATAAGAAGAGCAATGCCTAAAAAACTAATTGATGTAGAACCTCATGCTAAGGCACAATTTATTTGTGGTGTTTTAGTTAGCATTCGAAGTGTTATAACGCGTAGAGGTAAAATAGTAATTGCTTTATTAGATGATGCTACTAAACAATTGGAGGTTGCTATTTATGCTGAAATTTATTCTGAATATCGTGATTTTTTAAAAGAAGATAATCTTATAGCTATTAAAGGAATAGTTAGTAAAGATGATTATTCTGGAAATATTAGAATAGTTGCAGAAAAGGTGCTTGATTTACAAGCGATTAGAATTCTTATGGCTAAATCTTTAGTTCTGCATATTAAAGATAATGTAATAGATACTGCTAGTATTAGATCTATTATAGAAAAGCACAATTCATATATTAATAATAAAGAATCTTTAGTATCTATATTCGTGTTCTATGAGAACAATGTAAAAAAATTCTCTTGTAAAGTTAAATTAGGGGATCGCTGGATGGTTGTTATTACAGATAATTTATTATCTGAACTGAAAAATCTTATAGGTTCTGATTTTATAGATATTGTTTATTAA
- the msbA gene encoding lipid A export permease/ATP-binding protein MsbA, with protein sequence MQFYNQSKYSDQRRAGNLFLRVCGDVKKYWLIISVAIVLMVLAAATQPALALIMKPLLDKGFSGDYSNWFFIPFLLFILAVIRSVCNFCSSYLFALISNNILFDIRANMFEKLLGLPDKHYANSNHSRLLNKFTIDANNITNSVNEVIIVLIRESTILLALLVVLFYLSWLLTSIVIIMLPIMVIVTRVFIKRIKKISQNTLGMNAELTRVVSGAIKGQRVIKLFNGYDIEKNRFHFINKNLRNFAMRAAIADSALSPIMHLCVALSVAIVIFVALSQANFSMLTVGEFGAFIAALAQIPDPMRKLTNITGKLQKALVSAESVFSLIDARIESDFGNNVSSYDIKGDIDFVNVNFKFPGNKESIIKNVSFSIKSGDVVALVGRSGSGKTTLVNMLPRFIDPDEGSILLDKCDIKNMTLKSLRANISFVGQDVVLFNDSIFANICYGSSIKVTDKDVESALDAVNLLDFVKSLPKGLYTNIGEDALRLSGGQRQRLAIARAFIKNSPIIILDEATSALDNESERYIQDSLEKLMSGRTTLIIAHRLSTVRKVDCIFVMDSGTIIEHGSHLELLHKHGVYASLYRMQFDD encoded by the coding sequence TTGCAATTTTACAATCAATCTAAATATAGCGATCAGAGAAGAGCTGGAAATTTATTTCTAAGAGTTTGTGGTGATGTGAAAAAATATTGGTTGATAATATCTGTGGCTATAGTTTTGATGGTTTTAGCTGCTGCTACTCAGCCAGCATTAGCGCTTATTATGAAACCTCTTTTAGATAAGGGATTCTCTGGAGATTATTCTAATTGGTTTTTTATTCCATTCTTATTATTTATTTTAGCTGTAATTAGGAGTGTTTGTAACTTTTGTAGTTCTTATTTGTTTGCTCTTATATCAAATAATATATTATTTGATATAAGAGCAAACATGTTTGAAAAATTGCTTGGTTTGCCTGATAAGCATTATGCAAATAGCAATCATAGCAGGTTATTAAATAAATTTACTATAGATGCAAATAATATTACAAATTCAGTTAATGAGGTAATAATTGTTTTAATTCGTGAGAGCACTATATTGTTGGCGTTATTAGTGGTTTTATTTTATCTATCATGGCTATTGACCTCAATTGTTATAATTATGTTACCTATCATGGTAATTGTAACAAGAGTTTTTATAAAACGCATAAAGAAAATAAGTCAAAACACTTTAGGAATGAATGCTGAATTGACTCGTGTCGTGAGTGGGGCTATAAAAGGTCAACGTGTTATTAAATTATTTAATGGTTATGATATAGAAAAAAATCGTTTTCATTTTATTAATAAAAATTTACGAAATTTTGCTATGCGAGCTGCTATTGCTGATTCTGCATTATCTCCTATAATGCATCTGTGTGTTGCTTTATCTGTTGCTATTGTTATTTTCGTGGCTTTAAGTCAGGCTAATTTTAGCATGCTTACTGTTGGAGAGTTTGGTGCTTTTATAGCAGCTTTAGCTCAAATACCTGATCCAATGAGAAAATTGACCAATATTACTGGCAAATTACAAAAGGCACTTGTTTCAGCTGAGAGTGTTTTTTCTCTGATTGATGCTAGGATTGAAAGCGACTTTGGGAATAATGTATCATCTTATGATATAAAAGGTGATATAGATTTTGTAAATGTTAATTTTAAATTTCCTGGCAATAAAGAATCTATAATAAAAAACGTTTCTTTCAGTATTAAGTCTGGGGATGTTGTAGCTTTAGTTGGGCGTTCTGGTAGTGGAAAGACCACTTTGGTAAATATGTTACCAAGATTTATTGATCCTGACGAAGGTAGTATTTTGCTAGATAAATGTGATATTAAGAATATGACCTTAAAATCATTAAGAGCTAATATTTCTTTTGTGGGTCAGGATGTAGTTTTATTTAATGATAGTATTTTTGCAAATATTTGTTATGGTTCTTCTATTAAGGTTACAGATAAAGATGTTGAGTCAGCTTTGGATGCTGTTAATTTACTAGATTTTGTCAAAAGTTTGCCTAAAGGGTTATATACCAATATTGGTGAAGATGCTTTGCGATTATCTGGAGGACAAAGGCAAAGATTGGCTATAGCAAGAGCATTTATTAAGAATTCTCCTATTATTATACTAGATGAAGCAACATCTGCATTAGATAACGAGTCAGAGAGATATATTCAAGATTCATTAGAAAAACTAATGTCTGGTAGGACTACACTTATTATTGCTCATAGATTATCAACAGTAAGGAAAGTCGATTGTATATTTGTTATGGATTCAGGAACAATTATAGAACATGGTTCGCATCTAGAGCTTTTGCATAAACATGGGGTTTATGCCTCATTATATAGAATGCAATTTGATGATTGA
- a CDS encoding Rne/Rng family ribonuclease yields MPPSLINEDILINATNFETRVALLENGVVQELHIEHNIQQSMVGNIFLGKVLRILPGLQSAFVDIGLDRSAFIHVSDLRENRNEKSQTNTTIPIEKLIFAGQHILTQVIKDQIGTKGARLSTQLSIAGRILVYMPLDICHIGISQKIQNEEDREALKIKIQSLTTGQKGGFIARTQAENATNEDILIDLKYLNTLWNRIIASTKCHNAPSIIYQDLDLAQRVMRDIVTSNTKTIKIDSKQTTTKLIEWSKIFNPSIQHKIQYYGEERAIFEIANIDQEIDTALSKKVKLKSGGYLIIEQTEALTTIDVNTGGFIGGKNFKETIFKTNLEATNAIARQLRLRNLGGIIIIDFIDMDDQYHKNAVLNELKKSISKDRTKTTIGDFSKLGLIEMTRKRTRDSLISKLCEPCNVCNSNGMIKTTRTICYEILREILQESKQFNPKEFKIIASQKIIDMFLEENHHLSNLCDQIKKPVSLIVENRYNQEEYDIVLL; encoded by the coding sequence ATGCCTCCTAGCCTTATAAATGAAGATATTCTTATCAACGCAACTAATTTTGAAACAAGAGTTGCTTTACTTGAAAATGGAGTAGTTCAAGAACTACACATCGAACATAACATACAACAAAGCATGGTGGGAAATATATTCCTAGGAAAAGTATTAAGAATACTACCTGGATTACAAAGTGCTTTTGTTGATATTGGATTAGACCGTTCTGCCTTTATTCATGTTTCTGATTTACGAGAAAATCGCAATGAAAAATCTCAAACAAATACTACTATTCCAATAGAAAAATTAATATTTGCTGGGCAACATATTCTTACTCAAGTAATAAAAGATCAAATAGGAACAAAAGGAGCTCGCTTATCAACACAATTAAGTATAGCTGGAAGAATATTGGTATACATGCCTCTAGATATTTGCCATATAGGAATATCTCAAAAAATTCAAAACGAAGAAGATAGAGAAGCATTAAAAATAAAAATACAATCTCTAACAACAGGCCAGAAAGGAGGATTTATAGCAAGAACCCAGGCAGAAAACGCCACAAACGAGGATATATTAATAGATTTAAAATATTTAAACACTCTTTGGAATAGAATAATAGCATCTACTAAATGCCACAATGCGCCATCTATAATATATCAAGATTTAGATCTAGCTCAAAGAGTTATGAGAGACATAGTAACATCAAATACTAAAACAATAAAAATAGACTCCAAACAGACAACAACAAAACTTATAGAATGGTCGAAAATTTTCAACCCTTCCATACAACATAAAATCCAATATTATGGAGAAGAAAGAGCAATATTTGAAATAGCCAATATAGACCAGGAAATTGATACTGCTTTGTCCAAAAAGGTAAAATTAAAATCTGGAGGCTATCTCATAATAGAACAAACTGAAGCCCTAACCACAATAGACGTAAATACCGGAGGATTTATAGGAGGGAAAAATTTCAAAGAAACTATTTTCAAAACCAATCTTGAAGCAACTAATGCTATAGCTAGACAATTACGCTTAAGAAACCTTGGTGGAATAATAATAATAGATTTTATAGATATGGATGATCAATATCATAAAAATGCAGTTCTTAACGAACTAAAGAAATCTATATCTAAAGACAGAACAAAAACAACCATAGGTGATTTTAGTAAACTTGGATTAATAGAAATGACAAGAAAAAGAACTAGAGATTCTTTAATAAGCAAGCTATGCGAACCTTGTAATGTTTGTAATTCTAATGGCATGATTAAAACCACACGAACAATTTGTTATGAAATTCTCAGGGAAATATTACAAGAATCAAAACAATTTAATCCAAAAGAATTTAAAATAATAGCATCTCAGAAAATAATAGATATGTTTTTAGAAGAAAATCACCATTTGTCTAACTTGTGCGACCAAATAAAAAAACCTGTATCTCTAATAGTTGAGAATAGGTACAATCAAGAAGAATATGATATAGTTTTATTATGA
- the rlmH gene encoding 23S rRNA (pseudouridine(1915)-N(3))-methyltransferase RlmH — MKITIIAVGSNIPIWVDNVWHDYAKRLQKNYKIDLKEIKSEDRKSNQNIKKIILNEAKKISLAIPKNSLIIALDEHGEDFSTQKLTEFIIKSSEYPITFIIGGADGLDDSIRKTCHKMIKLSSLTFPHHIVRILLIEQIYRCWSIINKHPYHRI, encoded by the coding sequence ATGAAAATAACTATTATAGCTGTAGGTAGTAATATACCAATTTGGGTAGATAACGTTTGGCATGATTACGCCAAACGATTGCAAAAAAATTACAAAATAGATCTAAAAGAAATTAAATCTGAAGATAGAAAAAGCAATCAAAATATAAAAAAAATAATTTTAAATGAAGCAAAAAAAATATCTTTAGCTATACCAAAAAATTCTTTAATAATAGCTCTTGATGAACATGGAGAAGATTTTAGCACTCAAAAATTAACAGAATTTATTATCAAATCTTCTGAATATCCTATAACTTTTATTATAGGTGGTGCTGATGGACTAGATGATAGTATAAGAAAAACATGTCATAAAATGATAAAACTATCATCTCTAACATTTCCACATCATATAGTAAGAATTTTACTAATTGAACAAATATATAGATGTTGGAGTATAATTAACAAACACCCATATCATAGAATATAA
- the rsfS gene encoding ribosome silencing factor codes for MNIINILENKIIKTLDDSKAQNIKTINTSGLTAIFDKIIISTATSTTHARSIAQKIFKIRKDFASIPSRNIEGISNAEWVIVDMNYIIVHIMQKDIRDFYDIENIWENNDVL; via the coding sequence ATGAATATTATCAACATATTAGAAAATAAAATTATTAAAACATTAGATGATTCAAAAGCACAAAATATAAAAACAATAAATACTTCAGGATTAACAGCCATATTTGACAAAATAATTATAAGTACAGCCACGTCTACTACACACGCTAGATCTATAGCACAAAAAATATTTAAAATAAGAAAAGATTTTGCTTCTATACCATCTAGAAACATTGAAGGAATTAGTAATGCAGAATGGGTTATTGTTGATATGAACTATATAATAGTTCATATCATGCAAAAAGATATTAGAGATTTTTATGATATAGAAAATATTTGGGAAAATAATGATGTTTTATAA
- the nadD gene encoding nicotinate (nicotinamide) nucleotide adenylyltransferase, whose translation MKKIGLLGGSFDPIHIAHVNLAITALKFLFLDEVQLIPAGNPWQKGKLHASSSERIDMISLAIKDYENIKINNIEIERNDNNSYTIDTINAISDTNKYILILGSDQINNFHSWHNWKEIIKKVDLAIAKRDNNPFLLIKRIIKRIKKTNKHIHVLPLKKIHVSSSYIRECIKKSIPVNRFLNPDVLEYIKQKNIY comes from the coding sequence GTGAAAAAAATCGGGTTATTAGGTGGTAGCTTCGACCCGATTCACATTGCTCATGTGAATTTAGCTATCACTGCTTTAAAATTTCTATTCTTAGATGAAGTACAATTAATACCTGCAGGTAATCCTTGGCAAAAAGGTAAATTACATGCATCATCTTCTGAAAGAATTGATATGATTTCATTAGCCATTAAAGATTATGAAAATATAAAAATCAACAACATTGAAATAGAAAGAAATGATAATAATAGTTACACAATAGACACAATAAACGCCATATCAGATACTAATAAGTACATATTAATACTAGGATCTGATCAAATAAATAATTTTCATAGCTGGCATAATTGGAAAGAAATAATAAAAAAAGTAGATTTAGCTATAGCAAAAAGAGATAATAATCCTTTTTTGCTTATCAAAAGAATTATTAAACGAATTAAAAAAACTAATAAACATATACATGTATTACCATTAAAGAAAATACATGTATCATCTTCTTATATAAGAGAATGTATCAAAAAATCAATCCCTGTAAATAGATTTTTAAACCCAGATGTTTTGGAATACATAAAACAAAAAAATATATATTAA
- the hemF gene encoding oxygen-dependent coproporphyrinogen oxidase: MNKNPDIEIQNYFVNLQKNIVNILEKIEGKEFLSDSWTHNQGGGGLSRVIEGGNIFERAAVLFSSVTGEKLPPSASNKRPDVNGMPWNAMGVSLVIHPRNPYVPTTHMNVRLIRTFNQKGNNVFWFGGGMDLTPYYVFEDDAKHFHKICFDSLKPFGNDYYQKYKTWCDNYFFIKHRNEHRGIGGIFFDDLSEPNFDSSFLVTQSVGNSFTEAYIPIVEKRCNVKYGELEKEFQLYRRSRYVEFNLIYDRGTSFGLQSGGRSESILLSMPPEVKWKFNYKPSENSPESLLSQYLQPRDWL; the protein is encoded by the coding sequence ATGAATAAAAATCCAGATATAGAAATACAAAATTATTTTGTCAATCTTCAAAAAAATATTGTTAATATACTGGAAAAAATAGAAGGTAAAGAATTTTTATCTGACTCATGGACTCATAACCAAGGTGGTGGTGGACTGTCACGAGTAATAGAGGGTGGCAATATTTTTGAAAGAGCAGCTGTACTTTTTAGCAGTGTTACTGGTGAAAAATTACCTCCATCAGCAAGCAACAAAAGACCAGATGTAAATGGTATGCCTTGGAATGCAATGGGTGTATCTTTAGTGATACATCCTAGAAATCCTTATGTTCCTACAACACATATGAATGTTAGATTAATTAGAACCTTTAATCAAAAAGGAAATAACGTTTTTTGGTTTGGTGGCGGCATGGATCTAACTCCATACTATGTTTTTGAAGATGATGCTAAACATTTTCATAAAATATGTTTTGATTCTCTCAAACCTTTTGGTAATGATTATTATCAAAAATATAAAACATGGTGTGATAATTATTTTTTTATAAAACATAGAAACGAACATAGAGGCATAGGCGGCATTTTTTTCGATGACCTAAGCGAACCAAATTTTGATTCATCTTTTCTTGTAACTCAATCTGTAGGAAATTCTTTTACAGAAGCCTACATACCAATAGTAGAAAAACGCTGTAATGTCAAATATGGAGAATTAGAAAAAGAATTTCAATTATATAGAAGAAGTAGATATGTAGAGTTTAATCTAATATATGATAGAGGAACTTCTTTTGGTTTACAATCAGGCGGTAGAAGTGAATCAATATTATTATCAATGCCACCAGAAGTAAAATGGAAATTTAACTATAAACCTTCTGAAAATAGTCCAGAGTCTTTACTAAGCCAATATCTACAGCCAAGAGATTGGTTGTGA